The genomic segment GACACCGACACCGCCCTGCGCGACGCCGTGGCCGCCGGGCCGGAGATCATGCAGCGCGTGACGGCCCTGGCCACGCGCATCCGCCTGGAGACCGGCGGCGCCCCGGCCCAGGCCGTGGCCCAGGACGCGGCGCAGCAGGCCCCGGCGGCCTCCATGCAGCAGGCCCAGGCCGAGGCCGCCCCCGTGGCCCCGGCAGCTTCCGCACCGCAGGCCCAGGCGCCTGAAGCCGCGCCCCAGGCCGCCCCCGTGGCCCCGGCGGCCTCCGTGGCCCCGGCCGCTTCCACGCCGCAGGCCCAGGCCGCGGCCCAGGCCCCCGGCGCCATGCACTGGCCCGCCCGGGGTGAGGTCGTTTCCGGCTACGGCTGGCGCACCGATGCGGTCACCGGCGCCCAGCAGTGGCATTCGGGCTTGGACATCGCCGGGACCGAGGGCGACCCCGTGGCTGCCTGCTGGGACGGCAAGGTAATTTTTGCCGGACAGCGGGGCCGTTTCGGCAACCTGGTGGTGCTCGAGCACCCCGGCGGATGGCGCAGCTACTACGGCCACAACCGGGCCAACCTGGTTTCCGAGGGCGACGTGGTCAGCGCTGGCAGCAAAATTGCAGAACTGGGGGCGACGGGAAGGACCTCGGATGCCCACCTGCACTTCGAAGTCAGGCGCGAGGACAGGGCGGAGAATCCCCTTGAGGTCATGGAACGATTGCAGGCCGGGCTTTCCGGGACAACCGCCAGCATGTCGGAGTAGGGGCGATGCTCGATAGGCTCATGGAGAACGTGGGGCGACAGGAAAAGGGGCTGATGGTGCTCCTCGGTCTGCTTGAGGAAGAATTTTCCCTGCTGACCGGGCGCGACCCCAAGGCCGTGACGGGCTGCGAGTTCTCCATCCAGGAGCTTTTGCGCCAGCTGGCCGCCGAGCGCGTGGCCCTGCGCGGCCATGTCAGGGCCCTGGACCCCGGCGCACGGACCCTGAAGGACCTGCGCCAGACCCTGGGCGAGGCCGGGGTGCCCCTGGACGAGGCCATGGCCCGCGTGGACGCCCTGGAGCAGCGCTGCGCCGTGCAGGCCGAGAAGAACTCCCACCTGGCCCTGGCCCTGGCCGAGCAGAGCCGCAACATGCTCGACTTCATGCACAAGCAGATCCAGCCCAAGGGCAACGCAACGTATTCGCAGCGGGGCCGCGTGTCCTCCAGCCACCCCGAGGCCGCCCTGTTCCGCGGGAGATCGTAGATGGCCGGGCTGAACACCATCCTCGACATCGGCAAGGGGGCGCTGTTCGCCTCGCAGACGGCCATCAGCGTCGCGGGCAACAACATCGCCAACGTCAACACGCCCGGCTATGCGCGCCAGGCCGTGCGCCTCGAGGAACAGTACGCCATCAACACCACCCCGGGCCAGATCGGCACCGGGGTCAAGACCGTCGAGGTCTTCCGCTATTTCAACTCCTTCGTGGAGCAGCAGTACGTGGACAAGGTGTCCAGCGAGCGCCGCTGGGACGCCGTCTACCAGAACATGCGCGCCCTGGACAGCCTGTTCAACGAAAGCCAGACCGCAGGCATCAACGCCTCCATCGCCCAGTTCTGGCAGGACTGGCAGGACCTGGCCACCCACCCCGAGCTCAACGCCTCGCGCGAGGCGCTTCTGGGCAACTCCCAGACCCTGCTCTCGGCCATCCATACCGTGGCCGAGGACATGCGCCGCATGCAGGTCCAGATGGACGAGTTCATCGCCCAGGAGGTGGACGCGGCCAACGACATCATCAAGCAGATCGCCGAGATCAACCTCCAGATCCAGACCTCCGACGTGCCCGGGCAGAACAACGCCAACAGCCTCTACGACCGGCGCGACCAGCTCGTGCGCGAGATGGCGGGCTACCTCGACGTGAGCTACGTGGACAACGGCGGCGGCAACTTCACGGTCATGACCAAGGCCGGGCACGTGCTGGTGGACGGCGTGGAGACCTTCCGCCTGGCCTTCGAGAACGCCAAGACCTCCCAGGAGCTGACCAGCACCTCGACCTTCGACGGCGACGTCTATTTCGAGGGCGGCGACGATTTCGAGTACAAGCTGGAAGTCATCCAGGCCGGCGACGTGGCCCTGGGCGGCTCGGCGGCGCAGTTCCGCGTGTCGCTGGACGGCGGCAAGACCTGGATGACCGACGACCAGGGCAACGAGCTGCACTTCGCCGCGCGCCCTGACGAGGGGCGGATGCGCATCGGCGACCTGAGCATCTGGTTCGGCGACAAGGCCGACGCCACCGCCGACCCCACCGGGAACATGGTCGTGGGCGACAGCTTCACCATCGTGCCCAAGAAGGGCCTGTACTGGTACAAGACGACCTCCACGGCCATGAACATCACCCCGCAGCAGTACGCCAACGGGGCCGACAACACCCGCCGCCTCACCGGCGGCAGCCTGGCGGGCTATTTCCAGTTCCGCGACGAGAACATCGGCAGCTACGTGGACAAGCTCGACGGCTTCGCCAAGTCGTTCATCTGGGAGGTCAACCGCCTGCACAGCCAGGGCGCGGGCACCCAGAACCACACCAATATCATCGGCTCCTACTCCGTGGACTCGACCACCGCGCCCCTGGGCAGCAACAGCTCCGGCCTGGTGTGGGCCGACCGCCTGGAGCAGGGCAACATGCAGCTGTTCTTCTACGACGCCAGCAGCGGGGCCCTGGCCTCGGGGGCGTCCTTCGGCGCGCTGGACTTCGGCGGCGGGGCCATGTTCGACCCCTCGGTGCACTCCCTGCAGGACGTGCGCGACGCCGTCAACGGTACCTGGGGCACCTTCGTCACCGCCAGCATCGTCAACAACCGCCTGCAACTGTCGGCCAACAGCGGCTACGAGTTCGCCTTCGGCACGGACACCTCGGGCCTGGCGGCGGCGCTGGGCATGAACACGTTCTTCGAGGGCACCACGGCCCTGGATATGGAACTGACCACCATGGTCAAGTCCGACCTGGACTTCATCGCCTCGGGCCACGTCAACGGCGCGGGCGAGATCAACGTGGGCGACAACACGGCGGCCAAGGCCATCGCCGAGCTCAAGGACAAGGCCGTGCTCATCAACGTCCACACCGAGAGGCCCACCAGCCAGACCCTGGCCAAGTATTTCAACAGTATCGTGACCACCGTGGGCGGCGACACCTCCTCGGCCAAGTTCAACTACCAGTACAATGCGGCCCTGGCTGCGGACCTGGAGTCGCGCCAGCAGGAGACGGCGGGCGTGAGCCTGGACGAGGAGATGAGCAACCTCATCAAGTTCCAGCATTCCTACACGGCGGCGGCCAAGCTCATCTCGGCGGCGGACCGCATGCTCCAGACGCTTCTGGCCATCAAGAACTAGGGGGAGCACCGATGCGCGTCACCCATTCCAACCGCTTCAACCTGTTCATCGGGAACCTGAACGGCACCCTGTCGGACCTGATGGACCTGAACATCCAGGCCGCCACCCAGAAGGTCATCAACAAGCCCTCGGACAACCCCGTGGGCATGGCCCGCGTGCTCGGCCACCGCGACACCCTGGCCTCCCTGGGGCAGTACCGCGAGAACGTGAGCACGGCCAAGGGCTGGCTGGGGCTGGCCGACAACAAGCTGACGCGCATGGAGGAGATCCTGACCCGCATGCGCGAGCTGGCCGAGCAGGCCGCCACGGGCACCGTGAGCGCCGACAACCGCGAGCAGATCAGCTACGAGGGCCGCCAGCTTTACGAGGAGCTCATCGTGCTGGCCAACACCCAGTACGAGGACAAGTACATTTTCTCGGGCCACAAGACCGACACCAAGGCCTACGAGAAGGCCCTGTGGCTCAGCGACAACGACGGCTCCACGGCGGGCACGGCCTTCACCATCACCGGCGCCGCGGAAAAGACGGTGCTGGTGCGCTTCACCTCGGCGGGCACCGTGGGCACCGATGCCCTGACCTACGAATACTCCGCCGACGGCGGCAAGACCTTCACCAACGGCACCCTGGCCGCAGGCGCCACCCAGCTCAACCTGGGCGGGGTGCAGCTTGGCCTGGAGGCCGGGGTGGCCGTGACCCAGCACGACCCCACCGTGAGCGGCAGCGCGGGCAACGGCACCTGGCTCTGGGTCCGGCCCACGGCCATCTACCAGGGCGACGACAACGACGCCCTGAGCGTGGACAAGCTCGGGCCCAGCACCCTGAACGCCACGGCCAGCGGCCTGTTCGAGA from the Desulfocurvus vexinensis DSM 17965 genome contains:
- a CDS encoding peptidoglycan DD-metalloendopeptidase family protein, producing the protein MLSPKIDAQAALDQARTQEIQRKLALDKVRSGLAPAAKDEQKLREATQGFEAMFIQQLWKQMRQTVPQEGYLHSREEEAYLSMFDEELSRKMAGAGGIGLGDMLFRELQEQLARSAGGSATRPDAALGPLHSGPMPLHGEPDVKSLEEAGALRPLEAQDQLRPLAPRVEPRFDPLLDTDTALRDAVAAGPEIMQRVTALATRIRLETGGAPAQAVAQDAAQQAPAASMQQAQAEAAPVAPAASAPQAQAPEAAPQAAPVAPAASVAPAASTPQAQAAAQAPGAMHWPARGEVVSGYGWRTDAVTGAQQWHSGLDIAGTEGDPVAACWDGKVIFAGQRGRFGNLVVLEHPGGWRSYYGHNRANLVSEGDVVSAGSKIAELGATGRTSDAHLHFEVRREDRAENPLEVMERLQAGLSGTTASMSE
- a CDS encoding flagellar protein FlgN; amino-acid sequence: MLDRLMENVGRQEKGLMVLLGLLEEEFSLLTGRDPKAVTGCEFSIQELLRQLAAERVALRGHVRALDPGARTLKDLRQTLGEAGVPLDEAMARVDALEQRCAVQAEKNSHLALALAEQSRNMLDFMHKQIQPKGNATYSQRGRVSSSHPEAALFRGRS
- the flgK gene encoding flagellar hook-associated protein FlgK, with the protein product MAGLNTILDIGKGALFASQTAISVAGNNIANVNTPGYARQAVRLEEQYAINTTPGQIGTGVKTVEVFRYFNSFVEQQYVDKVSSERRWDAVYQNMRALDSLFNESQTAGINASIAQFWQDWQDLATHPELNASREALLGNSQTLLSAIHTVAEDMRRMQVQMDEFIAQEVDAANDIIKQIAEINLQIQTSDVPGQNNANSLYDRRDQLVREMAGYLDVSYVDNGGGNFTVMTKAGHVLVDGVETFRLAFENAKTSQELTSTSTFDGDVYFEGGDDFEYKLEVIQAGDVALGGSAAQFRVSLDGGKTWMTDDQGNELHFAARPDEGRMRIGDLSIWFGDKADATADPTGNMVVGDSFTIVPKKGLYWYKTTSTAMNITPQQYANGADNTRRLTGGSLAGYFQFRDENIGSYVDKLDGFAKSFIWEVNRLHSQGAGTQNHTNIIGSYSVDSTTAPLGSNSSGLVWADRLEQGNMQLFFYDASSGALASGASFGALDFGGGAMFDPSVHSLQDVRDAVNGTWGTFVTASIVNNRLQLSANSGYEFAFGTDTSGLAAALGMNTFFEGTTALDMELTTMVKSDLDFIASGHVNGAGEINVGDNTAAKAIAELKDKAVLINVHTERPTSQTLAKYFNSIVTTVGGDTSSAKFNYQYNAALAADLESRQQETAGVSLDEEMSNLIKFQHSYTAAAKLISAADRMLQTLLAIKN
- the flgL gene encoding flagellar hook-associated protein FlgL; this translates as MRVTHSNRFNLFIGNLNGTLSDLMDLNIQAATQKVINKPSDNPVGMARVLGHRDTLASLGQYRENVSTAKGWLGLADNKLTRMEEILTRMRELAEQAATGTVSADNREQISYEGRQLYEELIVLANTQYEDKYIFSGHKTDTKAYEKALWLSDNDGSTAGTAFTITGAAEKTVLVRFTSAGTVGTDALTYEYSADGGKTFTNGTLAAGATQLNLGGVQLGLEAGVAVTQHDPTVSGSAGNGTWLWVRPTAIYQGDDNDALSVDKLGPSTLNATASGLFEKNITVRIDNTTTLGGNPVRYSYSLDGGANWVTGLSTDGSADPNNLTLVVPGGTLTLSDSGGGNALTAGEQFVIRPRTAKISLEIAPGESIQINNIGKDIFGGIYADPATGQKTLAPGLPAGVNMFDEIGKLVAYLETNNQQGCQEVLAAITPIGQHLMNHAARVGASENRLVVADGVLETMQLNAKERMSEVEDADLSELMTKLANQQIVYETVLRSSSMVMRLSLANFI